The Bactrocera dorsalis isolate Fly_Bdor chromosome 3, ASM2337382v1, whole genome shotgun sequence genomic interval CAtattaagtatacatacatacaaataaatgtacACACCCTTAGAATAAAACAGTGAATATTTTGTAGCCCAAACATTTCCACAAATATTTTGGGGATGCTGTTGAATGATAGATAACCTTGATGAATATAAATCAGTGCCGCTTAATTGCCCAACCCGACTGTGATGAGAAATATtgacatattcaattttaaaaattccaatggtaagttttaattaatttatttaactttctacaattattattttttttttcaatttatcgaaataatttcattaagtAATATTGAATGCTGATTTAATAACACTACAAGTATGAGAACATttaataaatagtaaaattcaattgttttctggtgttttaaatgcattttaacAGATATTCTTTACATATTTCACTACGACCAGATTTTCAGAATAATTATAATGGAATGAACTAATTTAGATGTTACTTTAATAGTTAGATTCAGCGCAAATGTTGTATTGTATATAGATTTCTGAATCTTTTTTGTATGTGAACTTACATTTTATCAATTGTGCAACATATCTTCATACTTGATTGattcgaaaattctgatttttGATATTAAGTCTCTATGTGGTTTCTAATTGGTTTGAGTTAAAAGTGTTGTTTTACTATTTCTAGCTAGCATTTCTTAAGATGGTTATAAACTTTCTTTACTTTGCTCTTACTCGTAATTAATAATCATAGCGTATTGTTTAGTTACTGGACCTGTTTACTCGACTTTTAATAATTCAACATCAAAAGTTAAAGTAGCATTTGGTGGAATAACGCCTGGGTGTCCCCGACTACCGTAGGCATAATCCGGCGAGCAGATGAGTTTAGCGCGCTGACCGACAGAAAGCTGGGCAACACCTTCATCCCAACCACGAATTACTTCACCTCTGCCAAGTGTAAATTTGAAAGGCTTATTGCGGTCACGAGAAGAATCGAACTTAGTGCCATTGTCTAATGTTCCAGTGTAATGCACAGACACCACCTGTCCAGTTTTAGGGAATGTACTACCTATTTAAgtatgtaataaatatgtatatgcatatgtacaacaTTATTAATCACATAAAACAGGTTAGAATGTTTAGAATTTTAGTATTTGCTTTGCACTTACCATCACCGGGAGAAATAGGTACTACTTGCACGCCCATTTTacttattaattttacttttttttacaatgaGCTATATATTCACGTCTTTTAAAAACACTCAAACTGTGTCTAACAGCGGCGGTGAAAAAAATGAGAATGCGGAAAATTCTTGTAGAGAAATTACGGAAACCACCAATATGGCGTTCAATTACAATATTGCCAGATATAGGAAAATCAGTTATCTACAACAGGGTGCCAATGTGcaagaaactttttttaaattaattggtGCACaattcttcataaaatttaatttcaaatttgacaaaaccTTGTTTCCTGATTGGAGAAGGCACAGTTGATACGAAGCTAGGTGTAGATAAGAAGCTGTGTGTTGATAAGCACATTCAACTTGTGATACCGATTAATATAAAGAATTGAGCTTTGATTAGGGCAATCTTTAAATTGACTTCCAGCAACTATTTTCTCTTTCCTAAACTCAAAAACTGTTCgctggaaaaatatttcacttaattgAAAGGTGAAGACAAAAATAATGAATCCGAAGATTCACACTATAGAACATATATAGTGTTGGAGAGTCGTTACAACAAAAGTATTATATCATGAACAACGTatactaatatcggtattccTAATTtagtgacaattagagacatgagccAATCGTGACAAGTAGAATACCGTCACTAAATTAGGATTGTGACAATTACAAACATGAGCCAATCGTGACAAGCAGAATATCGTCACTAAATTaggattgtgacaattagagacatgagccAATCGTGACAAGCAGAACACCGTCACTAAACCACCGTCACAAGCGTAATTTAGTGACAATCGTGACAACCAAAATACCGATATAAGTtgtcacgaaatttgtaacaacTAGAAAGAAATGTTCGAGaatctataaagtatatatgtacatatatagtaaatgatcagggtgacgagctgAGCCGGTTTAGGTAcatatgtccgtctgtctgttttTCTACCGCAGTTCCAAATCATGGAAAAGACAAGAGAaaaaggatcgacacacactcCCTCTACGTCAAGTTTAAAGCTGCTTCTGCTAtgactgaatttggtatccccgcaaaactaatatggctgtgtaaactgacgtagatcaataccaaaagcttcgctATGATCTCCAAACAAACTGTTCACATCGGACCACTGCAGCATATAGTTGACAGTAACAGATCTAATTAAGGACAtggatctttttatacccttttaagcTATAAGGATTGCAGCCGGAAATCTCTTCATAGTTTCGATGCAGCCGAAGAGTTTCCTGCAATGTGGTATAAAGCATAACTTGACTGGATGAAAAGATCGATCTAACGGCACAAAAATATGCTTCAGTAGTTGTACAGAGTGAACGCCGAAGCCGAGCTGAGCatattttgctaaatatttaaatttcgctaGGCTTTAAGCATCCATTTCTCGGGAACCCTAAGTAACTATAAGTTACCACTTCACAGTAGAAAATGATTCAGTCTTAAGTTGTTGGTTtgaattcacatacatacacgcatatgcatttattatattcatattttataaataatctaATTATAAAATCTTAGTAGTGGCTTCGATTTACTTGAAAgcgtatttatttatcattaatTAATGGTACTGTATGGACAATTCTCTCAAATAGTATTGAACACAACATCTACAACGAGGTAAAAAAATATGGGTGTGCATTAACATACGAATGTGATTCAATTGCACAATTTTCTACAATAAGTGATGTCAATAATgttcataaaaaactttaatttctaACATTGTTTAACTAACATTATTtgaaaaacacatacatatgtacctttgaAAATTAAGGTTTCACATTTCAGACTTTTTGAATGCGATCTCAACTCTTACTGGTccaatatgtatatttttccattacaattaaaattacccGAACTTTAatgttttacaataaattaagaaaatatttaatataatcgTATTGATAATTCACGAAATTAGTGTTGACATTCGTGCACAAATTTGCTAAATTGATTTAAAACCACTAAATTTTGCACAAACATAGATTTAactatatgttttaataaaacaattaacaatattcaattcgaaattgagttgaGCAAATATTACTGACAAATTACATGAATTCATCTCACAAACAGGCGCGAAAgtgaaaatatgttaaaacaaTAGTTGCGCAATAAAACTTCTTTGTACCGTTAAGTACATGATTGAATTAAATAAGGTTGTTATGGTTAAATAAGGTTGTTATGGTTAAATAAGGTTGTGTCGAcagcataaaaacaacaatttgtaaaaatgttaaaatttcaacGCTTAATGTCGAAATCAACTGTTTTACTTTGTTGTTATGAATCAAAAATACTTGAGGCTTCATAACTGATTCATGTTTAAGTATTtggtatattttaaatattctccgcatttagttgattttcattgtcaAATCAGGAGAACCGTAAGCAAATGTACATTGCTCCTGAGCGTTTGGTACTatttacaactacaacaatttggatttcgctcattttcaaaTTCTATAACGCCAATACGACGTCGATATGGCTTATGACCCGGTAACTCTAAAGGTCTTCTCGAAGGCATATAAGGTAGCCGCATATTAAGTATTTTGACGTTGTACTTTTTCCGTTGCCTGCCATTCAAATACTCATTTTCGCCTGGCGACCGAGAAGACGCATATGTTGCCTTACTTTGTATGCATATTAAATTCTTGTCGGTTTCGTTACTATGCTCAAGCTTCGTATGAAGAGCCAATTTCTCTTCCGAGAGAAATTCACATTTACATTTATCACAGGTATGATTCAGCTGTTTTGTGTGATATATTAGATGTAAATCCAATTGATGTTGAAACATAAATTGTTCATTGCATTTGTAACAAATGTATCTGCCTCCATTTTGCCGGTCTAAATGGTAGTCCAAGAAAACTCTGAAATATAATTCAGTTAGAATATATTGTATACTAGCTTCGAACTAATTTTtggtgtttattttttaaattaaaaatcagtattaaaaatgagaaaaaaccttaactttggtcgcaccgaagctataatattctTCATTTCTTATAGTATGAAAGGACATGcgacaatttttattttgatagatcagttaTGACAACTATGTAGTATTGTAgtccgaactgaacaattttaTAGGACCTCCGGAGTTTCCGAGTGtttcaaacttcgtggcaaacttaatatccATCTTCAtggtatagatatgtatatttttgatttgttaGACACTTACTTGCTTGTAAAAACGCTGCCACATTTTTGACAGTAGAACCATGAGCTTTTAAAATGATGTACGTAATCGTGTAGCATTAAATTCAATAATGTATCGGTGAAGAAATCGCAGTCGTCCGTTAAGCATGTAAACTCCTGTGCTCTAATTTGCGCCTTCAGCCTATCCAACAGGTAAAGATCTAcaagaaaacattttcaaatttcaaaattgcaaaaaactaaactcttatatagctgtcatacacaTTACATACCATATTCTTTTGCACTGTCAATTTGTATATTAGGCAGCTCGTAAACTATACTGTCGTTTCGTCTCTCTAGCCAATCGCCCGTATATACTCTACGCCTCGAATCCATTGAATCGGCAATGGAaacgtcatcatcatcatcatcatcatcatctatATCACTATCTtcgctattattgttgttatgcaCATAGCGGGAGACACTGGTTAAAACAGTTAAACGGCGTTTTAAGGTAGGTTGGTTTTTAGGTTTTTCCACGACATCTGTACGAGCACGACTTTGCGCACGTGTCAACCGACGGCTAGCGGTAGACTTTGCGACTGAGCGTTCGGACCTAACCACTGATTTCTTGTCATCATTTGCAGTATTTTCTTCGTTTTCACTAAGCGTTTGTTCTTGCCACACTTCCTTTTCGGCCAAACAAACGATACGATGAAAGTCGTGTTCATATAatgtactaaattttttataacacatATCGCATTTGTATTCACGTAGATGTGTTGCACGGTGCTGTCTCAAGAGAGTGATACTATCCATCGTGGCTTGACACTCGGTGCAATGAAACTGACGTATACGTCTGGCACGGTCATTGCCTGTGGTGGGGTTTACACTCTGGTTGACACTGTTCACTGGCTTTCGCTTGGCGCTTACTTGTGGCCCCGTTGGACTCTTGTCGAGTTTATTCGTAACATCGGCACTCAATAAAGCCGAACTTCGAGAATTTTGATAGTAACAGCGCCGTACATGTTTATTATAGTGATCTTTGCGCATAAAAGTGTTACCACAATGACGACACACTCTGCGCGACTTTGTGCGTGGCGTATTTTtatagttgttgattttcccaCCCGATTCTGTTATTAAAACCGATTCGGAACGTTCTCGAACAACCTGTAGCATTGAATGTGTAGAATTTGAACACGATGGTGGCAAGTCAGGCACATTTGATAATGCTAATAATTCGATCCTTTCTGTGGATAAGAGTGAACTAGTTACGGCGGGATTATATTCCGTACCCTTGGCTTCCAGTTGTTGTATTGACGTCGTTGTACCGGAAATCTCAGTCAATCTGTATTTTGTAAGTTGTacagtatttttattatcaacATCTTCCATGGAATTATCGAGCACCGTGTTGATGTCAATGCGTTTACTAAGTGTTGTGAATTGAAGATGATTAAAAGTTGGCGAATTTGTTGCAGGTGATGGTTCAAGTGTAGCCACAGTAGGCAGTCGTGGATTTTTTTCACGTAAACCATTGGTACGTGTTTTCTTTAAACGgctttctttattatttagtCTGATATTACCTTCAATATCAATATCTTCATTAAAGTCAGAGATATccaaattttcttctttctttgtAGGACACTGTGGCGTTTTTAATAGTTGACCATTTCCAAGCCCTTGCAAGCGCACTTTAATATTATTCTGTACTTCTCTTACAGCTCTTGATTTAAATACACAAGTAATACAGAGTGATGATAAACATTCGTCCAAATTctataaaatagttaaaagaAGTTGAATATGAttcattatttgtatttattttgtgcaTTATAAATTCAACATTAGATTTTTTAGTAGTGGAGTGTGGAAAGTACGATTGATCTCTTTTTTGCACGGTTAACTGGGACAGTAAATTACTCGTGCAAAAAATATcagattttcatataaaaatcactattaattgttattgaaaaaaaaaaataacaaatttatattaactaTAAATATGCTTGCTATgacaataatataatttttaaataccgATAACAAACGCAATTGGATTGTTAACAAATGCAATATCAAAACTCACCACACCATCGCCTTCACAGTAGGAGGCCATAGTCTTTTTCATTATCGGATTAGCTGATAAATCAACTATTTCCTGGCTATTCCCACAAATTATGCacaatttcttattatttaacgtttgttgttgttcttcaggcgcaTCTTCTTCAATATGCGTAAATCGGCGCTTCTTCCTTCGTGTT includes:
- the LOC105224691 gene encoding zinc finger protein 184, with protein sequence MMQKNNKVHVMEADDNSINVYKFPDGGDQNGNTHRNKSAGAAKRKKGTTRRKKRRFTHIEEDAPEEQQQTLNNKKLCIICGNSQEIVDLSANPIMKKTMASYCEGDGVNLDECLSSLCITCVFKSRAVREVQNNIKVRLQGLGNGQLLKTPQCPTKKEENLDISDFNEDIDIEGNIRLNNKESRLKKTRTNGLREKNPRLPTVATLEPSPATNSPTFNHLQFTTLSKRIDINTVLDNSMEDVDNKNTVQLTKYRLTEISGTTTSIQQLEAKGTEYNPAVTSSLLSTERIELLALSNVPDLPPSCSNSTHSMLQVVRERSESVLITESGGKINNYKNTPRTKSRRVCRHCGNTFMRKDHYNKHVRRCYYQNSRSSALLSADVTNKLDKSPTGPQVSAKRKPVNSVNQSVNPTTGNDRARRIRQFHCTECQATMDSITLLRQHRATHLREYKCDMCYKKFSTLYEHDFHRIVCLAEKEVWQEQTLSENEENTANDDKKSVVRSERSVAKSTASRRLTRAQSRARTDVVEKPKNQPTLKRRLTVLTSVSRYVHNNNNSEDSDIDDDDDDDDDVSIADSMDSRRRVYTGDWLERRNDSIVYELPNIQIDSAKEYDLYLLDRLKAQIRAQEFTCLTDDCDFFTDTLLNLMLHDYVHHFKSSWFYCQKCGSVFTSKVFLDYHLDRQNGGRYICYKCNEQFMFQHQLDLHLIYHTKQLNHTCDKCKCEFLSEEKLALHTKLEHSNETDKNLICIQSKATYASSRSPGENEYLNGRQRKKYNVKILNMRLPYMPSRRPLELPGHKPYRRRIGVIEFENERNPNCCSCK
- the LOC105224690 gene encoding peptidyl-prolyl cis-trans isomerase Fkbp12 gives rise to the protein MGVQVVPISPGDGSTFPKTGQVVSVHYTGTLDNGTKFDSSRDRNKPFKFTLGRGEVIRGWDEGVAQLSVGQRAKLICSPDYAYGSRGHPGVIPPNATLTFDVELLKVE